The region GCTGACGGGCCTGCTCAGCGATGGCGCGGATCTCCTTCACACCGGCACTCACCGCCGACAATTCCACGAAATCCCGGCTCGTATGGTTGGCCACGATCCGCGCAAGAGTGCTCTTCCCTGTCCCGGCCGGTCCGTGAAAAATGATGGATGGCAGACGGTCGCCCTCCAGCGCGCGTCGCAATACAGACTGAGGTGCCACCAAATGATCTTGCCCGACCACCTCGTCCAGGCTGACGGGTCTCATGCGCGCGGCGAGGGGAGCATTGGAGCCGGTGGGAGAACGGTCAAAGAGATTCATGGCTGCGGCCCCACATAGGGAGACAAGAGGGCCCCGCAAGTGCCGTGCATCCGCGAGTTTTTGGACCCATAGGCAAGGTGGGTGCTCTCTCGCGCAAGTTGCATATCCCGCGAAGCGGGACGTCGCGCCCGGCGCGAAGCCCGAGCTCCCTTGGCATGGGTGTTGGCCCAAAACTGTTGTGATGTCACGCGCAGCGCAGGGCGACCTCTTGGTGTCTTTATTATACCCCCTCGCGGTCCCCCATACAAGGAGGCGACCGGGCTTCGCGGGGGGAAACAGGGTCCCTGGAATGTCAAGAGCCGTCTCGGTTTCCATCCTCACGCATGATTGCCTGCGCCCTGGGCCTGGGACGTGGCTCTTGACGCCGTCATTGTTTGTGAATAATATCTATATGTCGTAAACATATAGGGGTGATTGGTGTGCCACGAGGAGGCCCTCGAGGAGGGGGGCGAGGATTCGGGTTAGGTGGACCGGGCGGTTTCGGGCGGTTCCCGAGAATGGTCGAACCCGCGCTGTTATACCTGCTGGCAAAACGCGACAGCACCCACGGTTATGATCTCATTCAGCAGGCCAACGAACTTGGAATCTGCGAGACCACGGTGGATGCGGGAGCGGTCTACCGCGCTCTTCGGCAGCTCGAAGATGCGGGCCTGGTGGAGTCCACCTGGGATACCACCGGCGGCGGTCCGGCCCGGCGGGATTACGCGGTGACCGATGCCGGCCGGGCGCATCTCAAGGCCTGGGCAGACGTCTTGCGGCGTAGAGCCGAGATGATGTCCCGCTTCGCGCAGTTGTGCGATGAGATCGACTGAGGCGCGGCGACATGGTTGAGCACCCGAGAGTCTTGCGGATAACAGTGCTGTGCGACAACCGGGCCCGCCCGGGTTTCGGCTGCGAGCACGGCTGGGCTGCGTTAGTGGAGTCCGCTGGACGCCGGGTGCTGTTGGACACGGGCTCGGGGCCCACGCTCTTGCCCAATGCGGACCGGGCGGGGGTGGACCTGACCACGCTGGATGCCCTGGTGCTCAGCCACGGGCACTACGACCACACAGGCGGGCTTGCGTCACTCCTGGAGCGGTCGGGGCCGCTGGACGTGTGGGCTCACCCGGCAGCCTTCGACCCCACCTTCGCCGACCGTGGCCAAGGGGATGCCCGGTACATCGGAATGCCCCTTGCCCGGGCCCAGTACGAGGCGCTTGGGGCGCGGTTCCACCTGTCGGAAAACCCGGTCGAGGTGGCGCCCGGAGTGCGGACCACCGGCTTCGTGCCCCGCTCCGTCACCGGCAGTGTACCGGCGCCGCACCTGCTCAGGACCCGCGACGAGCTGATCGGCCCCGATGATTTCGCCGATGACGTGTCCCTGGTCCTCAGTGCGGGCGAAGGCATCTTCATCCTCACCGGCTGCGCCCACGCGGGACTGCGCAACATCCTGGCAAGAGCCCGGGAAATCGCCCCGGGCGCTCCGGTCTGGGCAATCGTCGGCGGAACGCACCTGGTAGCGGAGCCGGTTGATGAAGTCCGAGCGCTTGCGCGAGACCTGGCGGCGGCTGGTCTGTCCGCAATCGGTGCCTCTCACTGCACAGGGGAGACGTCCGCGCAGGTGCTGCGCGAGGCATTCCCAGGCCGCACGCTGGACATTGCTGCCGGGGTGGTCCTGTCCGTCTCCCCTGACGGCGTGATCCGAATCTCGTAACCTCTGTCCGGCCAGTCTCCCAACGCTTGAGAGGTTGGTGTGATATGCAGACGGATCTAGATCGAGCTGCGCTGACGGTGTCCGTCGCGGCAGGCAAAGGCGGAACGGGAAAGACGCTGCTTTCCACGTCCCTCGCCTATGCTCTGGTTGAACGGCACCCCGGCGCCGTGCAACTGCTGGACGCGGACGTTGAGGAGCCCAACGCGGACCTGGTGCTCCCGGTGCAGTTCACCGGCACGCAGCCCGTGGAGCTGCTGGTGCCCCAGGTCGACCCGGAGACGTGCGTCCGTTGCGGCAAGTGTGCCGAAGTATGCGCCGCAAGCGCCATCGCGCGCATCCGACAGACGGTGATCACGTTCCACGAACTGTGTACCGGCTGCGGCGCATGTGCCTGGATCTGCCCGGTTGATGCCATCACCGAAATCCCCCGAGTCGTCGGGCGAGTGGACACGGGCATGGCAGAAGGCGGCATTGAGTTCGTCCAGGGACGCTCCGAGGTAGCCCAACAACACACCGGCGCAATCACGGGCGCCGTGAAAAAGCACGCCAAAGACGACTGCATCACCATCATCGACGCCCCGCCGGGAACTGCCTGCCCCATGCAGGAAACCGTTGCCGAGAGTGATTACTGCATTCTCGTCACCGAACCCACGCCCTTCGGCCTGAGCGACCTGGGAGCGGCGGTCGAGACCTGTCGGGCGCTCTCGGTGCCCTGCGGAGTGGTGGTCAACCGCGATGGTGTGGGTGATGCCGGCGTGGATGACTACTGTGAACGCAGCGGCATCCCCATCCTCCTGCGCATCCCTCACGACCGTGAGATCGCCCGGGCATACTCACGCGGGCGCACGCTGGCCCTGGAGTTCCCCGACTGGCGACCGAAGCTGGTGAGCCTGCTCGACGCCGTGGCCAGGGAGGTGTCGCAATGACCCCGTACAGGCAGATCACCGTCGTCAGCGGCAAGGGTGGCACCGGAAAGACCAGCGTGGTGGCATCCTTCGCCGCCCTGGGGCCGGAAAAGATACTGGCCGATACTGACGTCGATGCCGCAAACCTGCACCTCATGCTTCACCCACAGATCAATCGGCGGGAGCAGTTCTACGGCGCGAAGATTGCAGTGCGGGACGAGAGCCTCTGCACGCGCTGCGGGGAATGCGAGCGCCACTGCCGATTCGAGGCGATCACGGTCGAAGCCGTGAATCCCTTCGCCTGCGAAGGCTGCGGCTTTTGCACCCTCGTGTGCCCCCGAACTGCCCTGCACATGGAACCGGCGCTCACCGGCGACCTGTTCATCTCGCAAACGCGCTACGGCCCGATGGCCCACGCCAAACTGGTGCCCGGCGCGGAAAGCTCGGGCCGGCTGGTCACCATGGTGCGCCAGGCCGCTGAAGATCTGGCGATGCAAAACGGAACAGACCTGGTGCTCATTGACGGGCCGCCCGGAATTGGCTGCACCGCAACCGCAGCCCTCGCGGATGTTGATCTCGCGCTGATCGTCACCGAGCCCACGCCGTCGGGCATCCACGATATGCGCCGCGTAATTGGGACTGCCGCGCATTTCGGCATACCCACCGCGCTCATCGTGAACAAGGCCGATCTGAACCTGGACCGGGCCCGACAGGCAGAAAGCGTCGCGCGAGAAATGGGCGCCGGCATCGTTGGCAGGCTGCCTTACGATGAGACGGTGACGCGAGCGGTGGCAGCGGCAACCCCGCTGGTGGAGTTCGACCCGGATGGCCCGGTGTCCCAGTCCCTGCGCGAATGCTGGAGCAGGACGCTGGCACTCATCGGGATGTCGGTGTAGACGGCCCCGGCGCGTTTGAAGGCACCCCCGTCCGGCCAATGATGTCTAAGGATATTGAGAGCGCGCGGGAAGGCTCATCACAGCGTCTGCGAGCCGTGATCACCGACACAGATACGGGGAGCGTGTGCCATGAAACGTTGCGCCGCAATTCTCATCACCAGCCTCGCACTCATCGGGTTCCTGACCGGGACGGCCTTTTGCCAGGGGGATGATATGGGCCTGGGAGACCTGCTCGGAGGGATGGGCGGTATGGGAGGGCTGGGTCTGCTGGGCGGACTTGGGGGACTGAGTGCGTCCGCGCTGGGTGCGGGTGGTGCAGCAGCACCGAGCGTAGTCATTTCCCAGCCTGCGATGCTCATCAGCGGAGACAATCTGTATATCGCCTGCAATGGCAAGGTGATCCGCTTCAACGCGCTGACCCTGGAGAAGAAGGCCGAAGCCTGGTACGAAGAGCCTCAGACCCAGCTTATACCCACGGGCACAGGAACTGGACCGTCATTGATTGCACCTGCACCCGGCGGGGCTGTGCCGCCGCTTGTCCCGGGCGCGACGCCATCCACGGGACCGTAACCGCACCCACCCGAAGACTGATCGGTCGGGCCGGATGGGGAGAGTCACCCTCGTGACAGTGATCTGCTTCCCCGTTCGGCCCGACCTGCCGAGATCCCCTGATCAGATCCTTGTGAATGCCTGGATGTACCCCTCGTCCGCGCCCTGCCGTCGCATGAACTGGATCAGCGCCCCCTGCATCTTCCGCGCGATCTCCGGGTGCTTTCGGATGATGTTCCGCACCTGACCCGGATCCTCTCGCCGGTCATGCAACGCCGGCTTCCAACCTTCGGGTCCGGTGACAAGGGTGTAGCGCGGACCGGTCACGGTGATGCACGAAGGCAGGTACTGGATGCGGCCCGGACCGGGGCCGCTGTGGCACGAAGTGAAGACATAGGGGTGATGGGTCCGCGTTTCCCCCCGCAGCAGCGGAAGGACCGATCTGCCTGTCATTTCCGGAGCCTTCACACCAAGCGCCTGGAGAATCGTCGGGGCAAGGTCCGCCGCCTGCACCAGTGCCCCGCAGCGTCGCGGCAACTTCGCCTTCGGCAGGTAGACCAGTAGCGGTATCCGCCCCACCTCATCGTAGATCGGCCAGGGGTCTTCCGGGTCCACCGTGTGCTTCCCCGTGCGCTTGTGCTCCCCGATATAGATGCCATGGTCGGACACCAGCACGATCATTGTGTTCTCTAACAGCCCCATGAGCTCCACGCTGCGCAGGAGATGGCCCACCCACCGGTCAGTGAGGGTCACTTCGGCCGCATACCGGGCCCGCAGGCGCTTGAGTTCCGCGGGCTTGTAGATATCCGTGTAGCCGTAGTTCGGGTAGGAGTAGTCCACCCCGCGGTAGTTCGGGCTGTAATGCTCGGTGTAGAAGTCCGGCGCATACCAGTCCTCGTGGATCTCGAAGCTGTCCACCCACAGGAAGAACCTGTCGCGCTTGTGGTTGTCCTCGAGCCACTCGCTGGCGGCGGTCATGGTGCGCGCCACGAACCAGTCCTCCTCATGCCTGCAATGGAGGGTTCTCGCCCGGTCTCGTATGTACCCGCCGGCATTCTGGCGGTAATGCTCACGCGGGACGGGCACCTCGATCTTCTCGATGTTGCTCTCCCACCCCGGCGGCGGCTCCAGGAGGATGTCGTCGTGGAAGTCTCGCCCGAACCCTGTGGGCACCATGTTCCAGGTGTCGTGGATGAATGCCGTGTGGTATCCCGCATCCGCGAGCATCCGGACGAAAGTGGTCTCGTCCTCCCCCAGGTTCTTCCAGCCGTAGACCGGCCAGCGCACATTGCCCGTGAAAGCGTCAGTACGCATGGGGATGGTCGGGAAACTGGCGCAGTAGGCAGCATCGAACCGGGTGGCAATGCGCGCCAGCCAGTCCATACCCGGTGTCTCCACCACCGTGTTCCCATAGCAGCCCAGGTGATCCCAGCGCAGCGTGTCCAGGCAGATGACGATGCAGTTCATGGGGCAGCCTCCCCGACGTTGCAGCGAATTGCCCGCGTCCCGTGGGATTTCCTGATTTCACTGCGAACAACCTGCGCCGCGCGTTAGCAGAGTCTTAACCCGGGCTTCCGTCGGGCTTAACTGACGCAGGCTAACCTTCGACTGGCCCCGCTGAGGGGCGACACAGACGGACGCGGTACAGGCCAGGAAGGAACGGACACGATGGCGCAGGCGGACTCCCAATGGCATCAAGCACTCACCCCCACACCCCGCGAGGCGATGCGCGAGCGTGTGTACATGATTGGTTCGGCGCTGGCGCTGGTCCTCGTTTCTGCGGCACTTGGCGTTGTCAGCAGTGTACCCGGCCTGGTGGTTCAGGCCATCCGGGACGCTTTGACCCGCTGACTCTTGCGACATCGACGCGCAAGCATCAAAGGAGAGATCATGCGAAAGAACGGTTTCACACTCATCGAACTTCTGGTGGTCATCGCGATCATCGCGATTCTTGCGGCGAGCCTGTTCCCCGTGTTCGCCAAGGCGCGGGAGAAGGCGGAAGCGGCCAGTTGCACCAGCAACCTGAAGCAGATCGCCACAGCCATGCTCATGTACGCGGGAGACTACGACGGCTACCTGTACAGCTACAATGCCACCCA is a window of Armatimonadota bacterium DNA encoding:
- a CDS encoding helix-turn-helix transcriptional regulator — protein: MVEPALLYLLAKRDSTHGYDLIQQANELGICETTVDAGAVYRALRQLEDAGLVESTWDTTGGGPARRDYAVTDAGRAHLKAWADVLRRRAEMMSRFAQLCDEID
- a CDS encoding MBL fold metallo-hydrolase, which gives rise to MVEHPRVLRITVLCDNRARPGFGCEHGWAALVESAGRRVLLDTGSGPTLLPNADRAGVDLTTLDALVLSHGHYDHTGGLASLLERSGPLDVWAHPAAFDPTFADRGQGDARYIGMPLARAQYEALGARFHLSENPVEVAPGVRTTGFVPRSVTGSVPAPHLLRTRDELIGPDDFADDVSLVLSAGEGIFILTGCAHAGLRNILARAREIAPGAPVWAIVGGTHLVAEPVDEVRALARDLAAAGLSAIGASHCTGETSAQVLREAFPGRTLDIAAGVVLSVSPDGVIRIS
- a CDS encoding P-loop NTPase; the protein is MQTDLDRAALTVSVAAGKGGTGKTLLSTSLAYALVERHPGAVQLLDADVEEPNADLVLPVQFTGTQPVELLVPQVDPETCVRCGKCAEVCAASAIARIRQTVITFHELCTGCGACAWICPVDAITEIPRVVGRVDTGMAEGGIEFVQGRSEVAQQHTGAITGAVKKHAKDDCITIIDAPPGTACPMQETVAESDYCILVTEPTPFGLSDLGAAVETCRALSVPCGVVVNRDGVGDAGVDDYCERSGIPILLRIPHDREIARAYSRGRTLALEFPDWRPKLVSLLDAVAREVSQ
- a CDS encoding P-loop NTPase, which translates into the protein MTPYRQITVVSGKGGTGKTSVVASFAALGPEKILADTDVDAANLHLMLHPQINRREQFYGAKIAVRDESLCTRCGECERHCRFEAITVEAVNPFACEGCGFCTLVCPRTALHMEPALTGDLFISQTRYGPMAHAKLVPGAESSGRLVTMVRQAAEDLAMQNGTDLVLIDGPPGIGCTATAALADVDLALIVTEPTPSGIHDMRRVIGTAAHFGIPTALIVNKADLNLDRARQAESVAREMGAGIVGRLPYDETVTRAVAAATPLVEFDPDGPVSQSLRECWSRTLALIGMSV
- a CDS encoding sulfatase, which codes for MNCIVICLDTLRWDHLGCYGNTVVETPGMDWLARIATRFDAAYCASFPTIPMRTDAFTGNVRWPVYGWKNLGEDETTFVRMLADAGYHTAFIHDTWNMVPTGFGRDFHDDILLEPPPGWESNIEKIEVPVPREHYRQNAGGYIRDRARTLHCRHEEDWFVARTMTAASEWLEDNHKRDRFFLWVDSFEIHEDWYAPDFYTEHYSPNYRGVDYSYPNYGYTDIYKPAELKRLRARYAAEVTLTDRWVGHLLRSVELMGLLENTMIVLVSDHGIYIGEHKRTGKHTVDPEDPWPIYDEVGRIPLLVYLPKAKLPRRCGALVQAADLAPTILQALGVKAPEMTGRSVLPLLRGETRTHHPYVFTSCHSGPGPGRIQYLPSCITVTGPRYTLVTGPEGWKPALHDRREDPGQVRNIIRKHPEIARKMQGALIQFMRRQGADEGYIQAFTRI